One genomic window of Gossypium hirsutum isolate 1008001.06 chromosome D11, Gossypium_hirsutum_v2.1, whole genome shotgun sequence includes the following:
- the LOC107912579 gene encoding deSI-like protein At4g17486 yields the protein MAEEGQKVILNVYDLSQGLARQLSMTLLGKPIEGIWHTGVVVYGNEYYFGGGIQHSPAGTTPYGTPIRVIDLGVTHVPKDVFEMYLQEISPRYTAETYSLLTHNCNNFSNEVAQFLVGSNIPDYILQLPNEVMSSPMGALLMPMIQNLETTLRAGAVPQVPQFRPSVSAQSSQSTTISVNGSSISSQPKEVDNKVKDGEQPKSEEVETSEKTVPPSKPTGTKEKSKSNGAAADPLGDARAKVQEEITREFAAIMASGTLQASEAAALATRKVMQKYGHLNVAMQQS from the exons ATGGCTGAG GAGGGTCAAAAAGTTATCTTGAATGTGTATGACTTGAGCCAAGGACTTGCTCGGCAGCTTTCAATGACCTTATTAGGGAAGCCTATTGAGGGAATATG GCACACTGGAGTTGTGGTTTATGGCAATGAATACTATTTTGGCGGAGGAATCCAACATTCTCCTGCTGGGACGACACCATATGGGACACCAATTAGAGTGATCGATTTAGGAGTCACTCATGTGCCTAAGGATGTGTTTGAGATGTATTTGCAGGAGATTAGTCCCCGCTACACTGCTGAGACCTATAGTTTGCTCACCCACAATTGCAACAACTTCAGTAATGAGGTTGCGCAATTTTTAGTTGGTTCCAACATTCCGGACTATATTTTGCAGCTACCTAATGAAGTTATGAGCAGTCCGATGGGTGCACTTTTAA TGCCCATGATACAGAATCTGGAGACAACTTTGAGGGCTGGTGCTGTTCCTCAAGTACCCCAATTCAGGCCTTCTGTATCTGCTCAGTCATCCCAGTCCACAACCATCAGTGTGAACGGGTCCTCCATTAGTAGTCAGCCAAAAGAGGTAGATAATAAGGTGAAAGATGGGGAGCAACCAAAATCTGAAGAAGTCGAGACATCAGAAAAGACAGTACCACCTTCTAAACCAACCGGCACAAAGGAAAAATCAAAAAGCAATGGAGCTGCAGCAGACCCTCTTGGAGATGCTCGAGCCAAGGTCCAAGAGGAGATAACCCGTGAATTTGCCGCAATCATGGCGAGTGGAACATTGCAAGCTAGTGAGGCAGCAGCACTAGCAACTAGGAAGGTGATGCAGAAATATGGACACTTGAATGTTGCGATGCAACAAAGTTAG